atgcCTGAATTGCCCTCTATAGGTTAAACCCCCACCAACATAAACATGCATACCTCTGTGTTTTCATCTATTGTGACAACTTGTTCagtcaacaccaccacctcctcgacGCTCTTCTCTTCAACCTGCACTTCAGCCACCACGGATGGCTCACTTTCGCACGCTACAGCCACCTCCTCAACAACAGCTTCAATTTCCAAAGAAGCCTCAACTCCCGACTCTGCTTCCACTGTGGTTTCCGCTACGACTTCGGTTTCTGTTGCCACGGCTGAGACTGTTTCACTAACATCCTCCACGGCTGCCGTTTCTGGTGTGACTTCGGTTTCTGTAACCGCGGCAATCACGGTATCGATAACCACCCCCTCCACTGCTGCTGGCAAGACTTCGATTTCGGAAACTGCGGCACACACAGCATCGATAACCGCCTCCTCCACTGCTTCTGCTGGTGCTTCGGGTAGGACCTCTGTTTCGGTAACTGCAACAATCACTGTATCGATAACTGCCTCCGCCACTGCTGCTGGTAGGACTTCGGTTTCGGTGACTGCGGCATCGACAACCGCCTCCTCCACTGTGGCTGGCTCAGGTAGGACTTCAATTTCAGTAACTGCCTCCTCTGCTGCTGGTTCTGGTGTTGCTTCGGTTTCAGCgaccacagcctccaccacTACTGGATCTGCTACTGCTATGGGTTCTGGTGTGGCTTCGGTTTCAGCGGCCAACACTGGTACAGCCACAgcctcctctgctgctgctaccACAATCTCCTCTGCCGTTACTTCAGCTGCTACAACAGCATCCTCTGCTACCACTGGTGCGGCAACAGCCTCCTCTGCTACCACTGGTGCGGCAACAGCCTCCTCTGCTACCACTGGTGCGGCAACAGCCTCCTCTGCTACCACTGGTGCGGCAACAGCCTCCTCTGCTACCACTGGTGCGGCAACAGCCTCCTCTGCTACCACTGGTGCGGCAACATCCTCCTCTGCTACCACTGGTGCGGCAACATCCTCCTCTGCCGTTACTTCAGCTGCTACAACATCCTCCTCTGCCGTTACTTCAGCTGCTACAACCGGTACGTCGACAACCTCTTCTGCTACCACTTGAACCGCCTCCTCTGCCACCACTGGTGCAGCAACAGCCTCCACCGCAGTT
Above is a genomic segment from Gadus morhua chromosome 6, gadMor3.0, whole genome shotgun sequence containing:
- the LOC115545717 gene encoding calphotin isoform X3 encodes the protein MGQILSRLRVPTPPPLDTSAAAETQFLAGQTEAAEIKKLQESALILPGQKIVFPASLITPVREVKPVVLVKEHVNVPKAAKVAKPRKPVQADVIDGISAKAPKAKPAAAVVAAVVAEAIAPAEKAVCKPVQAPVAETKVAAEVTAEVAVAVPVVVAEVPEEAAEVTAVEAVAAPVVAEEAVQVVAEEVVDVPVVAAEVTAEEDVAAPVVAEEDVAAPVVAEEAVAAPVVAEEAVAAPVVAEEAVAAPVVAEEAVAAPVVAEEAVAAPVVAEDAVVAAEVTAEEIVVAAAEEAVAVPVLAAETEATPEPIAVADPVVVEAVVAETEATPEPAAEEAVTEIEVLPEPATVEEAVVDAAVTETEVLPAAVAEAVIDTVIVAVTETEVLPEAPAEAVEEAVIDAVCAAVSEIEVLPAAVEGVVIDTVIAAVTETEVTPETAAVEDVSETVSAVATETEVVAETTVEAESGVEASLEIEAVVEEVAVACESEPSVVAEVQVEEKSVEEVVVLTEQVVTIDENTESTLEVLAEDLCHLEQKAFIEEPCLTELPTKTMTMEISPLEGLVSAQTPVDLH
- the LOC115545717 gene encoding calphotin isoform X2, yielding MPSNHKKNKRRMRKKFLAGQTEAAEIKKLQESALILPGQKIVFPASLITPVREVKPVVLVKEHVNVPKAAKVAKPRKPVQADVIDGISAKAPKAKPAAAVVAAVVAEAIAPAEKAVCKPVQAPVAETKVAAEVTAEVAVAVPVVVAEVPEEAAEVTAVEAVAAPVVAEEAVQVVAEEVVDVPVVAAEVTAEEDVVAAEVTAEEDVAAPVVAEEDVAAPVVAEEAVAAPVVAEEAVAAPVVAEEAVAAPVVAEEAVAAPVVAEEAVAAPVVAEDAVVAAEVTAEEIVVAAAEEAVAVPVLAAETEATPEPIAVADPVVVEAVVAETEATPEPAAEEAVTEIEVLPEPATVEEAVVDAAVTETEVLPAAVAEAVIDTVIVAVTETEVLPEAPAEAVEEAVIDAVCAAVSEIEVLPAAVEGVVIDTVIAAVTETEVTPETAAVEDVSETVSAVATETEVVAETTVEAESGVEASLEIEAVVEEVAVACESEPSVVAEVQVEEKSVEEVVVLTEQVVTIDENTESTLEVLAEDLCHLEQKAFIEEPCLTELPTKTMTMEISPLEGLVSAQTPVDLH
- the LOC115545717 gene encoding calphotin isoform X1 → MGQILSRLRVPTPPPLDTSAAAETQFLAGQTEAAEIKKLQESALILPGQKIVFPASLITPVREVKPVVLVKEHVNVPKAAKVAKPRKPVQADVIDGISAKAPKAKPAAAVVAAVVAEAIAPAEKAVCKPVQAPVAETKVAAEVTAEVAVAVPVVVAEVPEEAAEVTAVEAVAAPVVAEEAVQVVAEEVVDVPVVAAEVTAEEDVVAAEVTAEEDVAAPVVAEEDVAAPVVAEEAVAAPVVAEEAVAAPVVAEEAVAAPVVAEEAVAAPVVAEEAVAAPVVAEDAVVAAEVTAEEIVVAAAEEAVAVPVLAAETEATPEPIAVADPVVVEAVVAETEATPEPAAEEAVTEIEVLPEPATVEEAVVDAAVTETEVLPAAVAEAVIDTVIVAVTETEVLPEAPAEAVEEAVIDAVCAAVSEIEVLPAAVEGVVIDTVIAAVTETEVTPETAAVEDVSETVSAVATETEVVAETTVEAESGVEASLEIEAVVEEVAVACESEPSVVAEVQVEEKSVEEVVVLTEQVVTIDENTESTLEVLAEDLCHLEQKAFIEEPCLTELPTKTMTMEISPLEGLVSAQTPVDLH